The Papaver somniferum cultivar HN1 chromosome 3, ASM357369v1, whole genome shotgun sequence genome includes a region encoding these proteins:
- the LOC113359739 gene encoding B3 domain-containing protein Os06g0194400-like: MVKSKSPYENLRLQRIEENKKRIEDLKFNHLAINFKNSSPNSSQVKQSKPRVLVQKKLEFVQVRRSNRLSDKPAPVYEEVFVYEYARRRSINGFSKPRAIPLGDFPIATEIDRENATTKAVNVEKDIGGDGFPCFVKPMLHSHVNRGFWLGLPAYFCRKYLPKRDETITLVDEVGEEFPTNYLALKNGLSGGWMGFALAHDLIDGDALVFQLVEPTKFKIRIIRANGSQEERNGEESS; the protein is encoded by the exons ATGGTGAAGAGCAAATCACCCTATGAGAATCTTAGATTACAGAGGATAGAGGAAAATAAAAAGAGGATTGAAGATCTCAAATTCAATCATTTAGCAATCAATTTCAAGAACTCCTCTCCCAACTCCTCACAG GTGAAACAATCAAAACCCAGGGTTTTGGTTCAGAAAAAATTGGAGTTTGTTCAAGTAAGAAGGTCTAATCGTTTATCTGATAAACCAGCTCCAGTATACGAAGAG GTTTTTGTGTACGAATACGCAAGGCGAAGATCTATCAATGGATTCTCTAAACCTAGAGCTATTCCATTAGGCGATTTTCCTATAGCAACTGAAATTGATAGAGAAAATGCAACAACTAAAGCCGTAAATGTAGAAAAAGATATTGGGGGTGATGGGTTTCCTTGCTTTGTAAAACCCATGCTTCATTCTCATGTTAACCGTGGGTTTTGGTTG GGTCTCCCTGCTTATTTTTGCAGGAAATACTTGCCGAAACGCGATGAAACAATTACTCTTGTCGATGAAGTTGGGGAAGAGTTCCCAACTAATTACCTTGCTCTGAAGAATGGCTTAAGTGGTGGATGGATGGGATTTGCACTAGCTCATGATCTAATTGATGGGGATGCTTTAGTCTTTCAGTTAGTTGAACCTACAAAATTCAAG ATTCGTATAATCCGGGCAAATGGTTCACAGGAGGAAAGAAATGGTGAAGAGTCTTCTTAG
- the LOC113359740 gene encoding uncharacterized protein LOC113359740, protein MVSDLFNTHDNSWNLGRLYSLFSEDDVVRIRSLRINVNKNDEIMWAHTKNGKYTVKSAYNAYMNDSIIPEDVSFWKRVWSLDCLPKIKFFIWNFFAYVLPVNSLLKFYNPAIDDCCPFCANEAETVMHLFVQCLIASHIWFALSLQHLISGDYNWLDDMYISWFDNNLGSSPYVVNWSSVGAVVLWSIWKLRCDVVFRKIKINLDSTIMDIRRSLHTYIVVPSKTNKVTMMKVNIPFQEVDHIIFVDGSFKKFNMSIGIVVCYNAGSIKGCRADFGLIHSVVAAETMTLILACSWVRELNLSNVLFVSDCLQLVQLVNEGKSDIDWRSLQFLEDYRSSFFSCVNSRLVYVKRDRNKITDGLARRARNFSLKNIWNPSPHFLQTSIGEVPLTEICNNLFT, encoded by the coding sequence ATGGTTAGTGATCTTTTTAATACTCATGATAATAGTTGGAATCTTGGCCGTCTTTACTCTCTGTTCtctgaagatgatgttgttaggATCAGATCTCTTAGGATAAATGttaataaaaatgatgaaattaTGTGGGCACATACAAAGAATGGTAAGTATACGGTTAAATCCGCTTACAATGCTTATATGAATGATTCTATAATTCCTGAAGATGTTTCTTTCTGGAAAAGGGTGTGGTCTTTAGATTGTCTGCCAAAAATTAAGTTTTTCATCTGGAATTTTTTTGCATATGTGTTACCTGTCAATTCTCTTCTCAAGTTCTACAATCCTGCTATTGATGATTGTTGTCCTTTCTGTGCAAATGAAGCTGAAACTGTGATGCATCTTTTTGTTCAATGTCTGATTGCTTCTCACATATGGTTTGCTCTCTCATTACAACATTTAATTAGTGGTGATTATAATTGGTTAGATGATATGTACATTTCTTGGTTTGACAACAATTTGGGCAGTTCCCCCTATGTTGTAAATTGGTCAAGTGTTGGTGCAGTGGTTCTTTGGTCTATATGGAAGCTAAGATGTGATGTCGTTTTCAGAAAGATTAAAATTAATCTGGATAGTACTATAATGGACATTAGAAGGTCTCTTCATACATATATTGTAGTTCCCTCCAAAACAAATAAGGTAACTATGATGAAAGTTAATATTCCTTTCCAGGAGGTTGATCACATTATTTTTGTTGATGGTTCTTTCAAAAAATTTAACATGAGTATTGGTATCGTTGTGTGTTATAATGCAGGAAGCATAAAGGGATGTAGAGCGGATTTTGGTCTGATTCacagtgttgttgctgctgagacaATGACGCTAATTTTGGCTTGCTCTTGGGTGAGAGAGTTGAATCTTTCCAATGTCCTCTTTGTTAGTGACTGTCTTCAGTTAGTTCAACTGGTGAATGAAGGAAAGAGTGATATTGACTGGAGGAGTCTGCAGTTTTTAGAAGATTATCGGAGTTCCTTTTTTAGTTGTGTGAATTCTAGGTTAGTTTATGTTAAACGTGATCGGAATAAAATAACTGATGGACTTGCACGTCGAGCTAGAAATTTCAGCTTAAAGAACATATGGAATCCTTCTCCTCATTTTCTGCAAACTTCCATAGGAGAAGTGCCcttaactgaaatatgtaacAATTTGTTTACTTAA
- the LOC113359741 gene encoding uncharacterized protein LOC113359741, which yields MILEPMPLSMLPSEPDITDEEFEKEVDLMMMDSYPMEAVPLDAHDLVSIRNQWNYLKQLSESDNKPWLLVGDFNFILNVSEKQGGIPENSLASDFVRNTLSLLNMHDVFSFGNLFTWCNRRFKNPSELIFEKLDRGFINDKWVSLLPQTRVTNLGRLYSDHCPILLQCFHQVNILAIPFKYFKFWQSSPDFKDVLLHSWEKDCRGSPSFVITGKIKNLKHDLSRRNTNNFGHIKTPIGKLNSEIEKLQNMAYTPSIGSYILNYSEQLDYWYDLENFFYKQKSKIDYFTHYDKNTNYFHNFVKLRNMYNTIHTLKDNQGNWLENRDQVMSLLIDHFKKIYSTSMPCTSDIDDVLRDIKPIITYDLNISLVAIPTIEEIHSTLKCMEPWKSLGLDGFPGGFFRDNWDQVSTEVINHVQAFFINKFLLKQLNHSFIALIPKDWCQLIYQCISTVSYSILVNSSPGEMFFPTMGIRQGDCLSPYIFIICMEVLSQLLIKGENENVIQGFKLRKNSPPISHLCFADDCMLFSKASLTYARNLMKIINKFAKASVQAINPEKYVFFTSKNMHHKHIKMLSKTLGIKFLSSTEKYLGTPLFVDRDKTKTFNFLIEKFYSRLSNTKKTNLNGACRTVVTKHEFLVVEEKFKKRSLLSLLGDIKSKLNGGLGIKNSYATNIVLIAKLGWRICKNPTHLVAIFLKDKYFPNQNLLEIDKAAETSSWIWKGIVNSLAFLKANFVYKINDGKST from the exons ATGATTCTCGAACCAATGCCTCTGTCAATGCTTCCTTCGGAGCCTGATATTACAGATGAAGAATTTGAGAAGGAAGTCGACCTCATGATGATGGACTCGTACCCTATGGAAGCAGTGCCTTTGGATGCTCATGACCTAGTAA GTATTAGAAACCAATGGAATTATCTGAAACAACTTTCTGAATCAGATAATAAACCTTGGCTGTTAGTTggtgattttaattttattctgAATGTCTCTGAGAAACAAGGTGGAATTCCGGAAAACTCATTGGCTTCAGATTTTGTTAGGAATACTCTATCTCTGTTAAATATGCATGATGTTTTCTCTTTTGGAAATCTGTTTACTTGGTGTAACAGAAGATTCAAAAATCCTTCTGAGTTAATTTTTGAAAAGCTTGATAGAGGTTTTATTAATGATAAATGGGTTTCGCTTCTTCCTCAAACTAGAGTAACAAATCTGGGTCGGCTTTACTCAGATCACTGCCCTATCCTTCTGCAATGTTTTCATCAAGTAAACATTCTAGCGATTCCTTTTAAATATTTCAAATTTTGGCAGTCTAGTCCAGATTTTAAAGACGTTCTTTTACATTCTTGGGAAAAGGACTGTAGAGGCTCGCCTAGCTTTGTTATTACTGGAAAGATTAAAAATCTTAAGCATGATCTTAGTAGGAGGAATACTAATAATTTTGGGCATATTAAAACACCCATTGGTAAGCTTAATTCTGAAATTGAAAAACTCCAGAATATGGCTTACACTCCTTCAATTGGTAGTTATATTCTCAATTATTCTGAGCAATTAGATTATTGGTATGATTTAGAAAACTTTTTCTATAAACAAAAATCGAAGATAGACTATTTCACTCATTATGATAAGAACACAAATTACTTTCATAATTTTGTTAAGTTGAGAAACATGTACAACACGATACATACTTTAAAGGATAATCAGGGTAATTGGTTGGAGAATAGAGATCAAGTCATGTCACTCCTTATTGATCATTTTAAGAAGATTTATTCTACTTCGATGCCTTGTACTTCTGATATTGATGATGTTCTTAGGGATATTAAGCCGATCATTACATATGATCTTAATATTAGTCTtgttgcgattcctactattgaagagATTCATTCAACATTGAAGTGTATGGAACCATGGAAATCCCTGGGACTAGATGGTTTTCCGGGGGGCTTCTTCAGAGATAATTGGGATCAAGTTTCAACTGAAGTTATAAATCATGTTCAAGCCTTTTTTATCAACAAATTTCTTCTTAAACAGCTTAATCACTCCTTCATTGCGCTGATTCCAAAG GATTGGTGTCAGCTGATCTACCAATGCATCAGTACTGTCTCATATTCTATACTAGTGAATAGTTCTCCAGGAGAAATGTTCTTTCCTACTATGGGTATTAGGCAGGGAGATTGTTtatctccatatatatttatCATCTGCATGGAAGTTTTGTCACAACTTTTGATTAAAGGCGAAAATGAGAATGTAATTCAGGGTTTTAAATTGAGAAAAAATAGTCCTCCAATTTCCCACTTAtgttttgcagatgactgcatgcTTTTCTCAAAAGCTTCTCTTACTTATGCTAGGAACTTAATGAAAATCATTAATAAGTTTGCTAAAGCTTCTGTTCAAGCTATTAATCCTGAAAAATATGTCTTCTTTACTAGTAAAAATATGCATCATAAACACATTAAGATGCTTTCTAAAACTTTAGGAATCAAATTCCTAAGTAGTACTGAAAAATACCTTGGTACTCCTCTATTTGTTGATAGGGATAAAACAAAAACATTCAATTTTCTTATTGAAAAGTTTTATAGTAGACTCAGTAATACAAAGAAAACTAATCTTAATGGGGCATGTAGAACTGTTGTGACTAAACAT GAATTTTTGGTGGTTGAAGAAAAATTCAAGAAAAGGAGCTTACTTTCGCTCCTGGGGGATATTAAATCAAAACTTAATGGTGGGCTTGGTATTAAGAATTCTTATGCCACTAACATAGTGCTTATTGCGAAGTTAGGATGGAGAATCTGTAAAAACCCTACTCACCTAGTTGCAATCTTTCTCAAGGACAAGTACTTCCCAAATCAGAATTTACTAGAAATAGATAAAGCTGCAGAAACctcttcttggatatggaaaggtatTGTAAATAGTTTAGCTTTCCTTAAAGCAAATTTTGTCTATAAGATTAATGATGGTAAGTCTACATAG